GCTGGACCATATAAAGAGCCAAGATAAGAATAGAAGGTATCTTGAATCCAAGTAGGATCAATGACCTTTTCTTCAATGATATAAGGCGTAAGATCAACGTCAAACTTTTTTAACGTTCGGTAGATAAGTTCCTTGTATTGGGTCACATCCATTTCAGCATTTGCATGATGAAGGGGCGGGGCATTGACAAGGATAAATAAATTATCGCCATCGGGTGAGACGGACGGATCTGTGAAAGATGAATTACAGATATAAATTGTTGGATCATGTGCGTATTTTTTTTGATCAAATAGTTGACGAAATTCTTCATTGTAGTCTGAACTAAAATATACTTGATGGTGAATAAGGGAATCAATTCTTTTATTCAAAGAAACTAGGATCACAAAAGCTGAGATCGATGGTTCATGACGGGTAATCTTCTTATCAGTAAAGTGGCTCCTAAATTTTTCTGGGACTAGCTTTGGATAAACAGACAGAAGGTCACCGTTCATAATGACTTCATCTACTTGAATGGATTGTCCATTAGAAAGTTGCATTGCCGAGACCGAACGTTTTGATACATCTAGCCGAGTAACTTCCACACCTCGTGTGATTGTTACGCCGAGTTCTTCGGCACGTTTAGCGAGAGCTTCAGCAAGGCTTGGATTGCCGCCTTTGATATAGTACACCCCATCGAGCAATTCTAAATAAGCAATCATCGCAAAGGTAGCAGGTGCAATATACGGGGAAGAGCCTATGTAGGTCGCATAACGGTTCAACATTTGAATCGTTTTTTCATTTTGAAAAAAGCTGCGATGAAAGGCCTCAAGTGTCTGATAAGGCTTGACTTGAAACAAGGCAGCGGCAAGGCTAGGTGATAAATAATCACGCCAATTTGTAAAGGTACGATGTAAGAAATAACGATCGGATAAATGATAGAGTCGCGTGATTTCCTGTTTATACGCTTCAAATTTTTCGGTGACATCTATCCCTTCAAAAGCAGAGAGTTGCTCGAGCATCTCTTTTTGATTGGTAGAAAGATCAAAGGAAGTTCCATCTTGAAAATGATTTCGTGTATGAGTATCGAGCTTAATGAATGTCACGTAATCATCAGGATTGACTCCTGTTGTTTCAAATATACGTTTAAACACATCAGGCATTGTGATTGTATTAGGTCCAAAATCAAAATTTGCCGAACCGAGTCGATGTCGCATCATTTTTCCACCAAGATGATCGTTCTTTTCTACGAGATGAACATCAAATCCTGCATGAGCAAGGAGAATAGCACTCGTTAATCCACCAAGGCCGCCCCCGACTATTCCTATTTTCTTCATGAATAACGCCGTCCCTTCCAAGTGAAACCGTAGCCTCGTATACTTAAATACATCGAGCGATATAGAACAAGAAGAAGGCTAACCGCTGAGAGTGGCATGAGGACCCATAGCCATCTTTCTTGCTTCATCGACCAATCAATGTAGAATCGGATCAATAAAGTGAGTGCTAGTGGAAGCAAGGCCAACCAGTCACTATTTATTACTCCGATAATCGCAACCGGTAGAGGTAGTACAAATAGTAATAGATAAAAGATGGATAGCATAATAGCTAGAGGGATCGACCGACCAATTCCCGGGAAGATATTTTTTGAGAAGCCGTCCCACACTTCTTGATTTGATTCATACATATAGCAAGTGACAGAAGACGTCACCGACCCGAGAATCGCTCGGTGACCACTCCTCTTTACCGCGCGAGTGAGATGAACATCCTCAACAAGGGAGTTTTTGACAGCCTCATGCCCTCCAGCATCTACATAAGCCTGACGCTTAAAGAACATAAAAGCACCATGTGCGGCGGTAAAAGCTGGTTTTGTTGAATGATTGGCCATAAAAAGCGGCAAATGCAAGATCACTATCATGTGCTGCAAAGGAACAAGAAGCTTACTTAAAAAGCTAGTTGTTGGGAAATGTGGAAACCCTGTCAGTAGACCTGCTTGTTTGAGTCGTAGTAACTCAAGCGATTGATCAAATGTTTCAGGTGCGAGGCGGATATCAGCATCGATGAATGCTAAATAGTCGCCCTTCGCTGCTTGACCTAATTGCTTGCACGCATGGACCTTACCGACCCAGCCTTCAGGGAGAGGCTTTCCGAGGAGAATCTTCGCGTTGGGCAATGTTTTGCTCCATCTCTTAAGCAATTCTCCTGTTTGATCGTCTGAACCATCATCTAGAAAGATAAATTCTAGATTTGGGTATGATAATTGAGAAAAGGATTGAATAAGTCCCTGGACATTTCGTTCTTCATTTCGAAGCGGAACCATTACTGAGATTAATGGTGAGTCACTGTTATTTTTGACTACTTTGGGTAAGGACGGGATAAAGGATCGATTAATAATCGTCCAACCTAGTAGGAAAACTAAGACAAGAACAAGAGTCATAATCATCATTCGTTCCTCCGGTTCGTTCGATAGGATTGCAACCATTCACTGACCGTTCGTCTTCCTGTTATCACGGGTTGATAATCCTCAATGTTTCCTTGAATCAGTCGTTCTTTTTGATGGTCTAACTGTTTCGTAATGTAAGTTTCTAAATATACTGTCTTGCTTGTGCGGTCAGCTCCTAAGTCAGAATGTTCAATTGCTGTGCCGATCTGAATAAATAATTCGGGTTGTTGTTCATGCATGAACGTGTAGTAATACGTCACAGGAACGACTAACACATCAGGGCGATCTTCAAGCAAATAAGCAACACCACCCATGAAATCGAGTGGTCGCTTTTCTAAATGTTGTTCAGCGCCTTGAGGAAACATCCAGACCGCTTGATTTCTAGCAAGCTTGTCTTTGCCATAGCGAAGCGATTGAAGTAATGACCTAGGATTATTCGGATTCACAGAAAAGGCACCGATTTTGCGGAAAAAAGGGAACTCCTTCAAGCCGTCTTCTCCCATCATTGCGTAACAATCATGTTTAATATGCTGCTCTGAAAGGTAGAAAGAGATAAGACCATCCCACCAACTAGAATGATTGGCAATGAGTAGAATAGGTCGATCGGTTTCAGGGACACGACCGTTTAGATGAACCGTATAAAAATTTCTGCGAAGAAGCCAATATTTATTGTAAGCATGTAGCATAGATTGAAACCATGCTTGTTTATCGGCTTTGATCATTGATGTTCACTCTCCTTCTTACGTGAGATGAAATAGCCAAGAAGTAAGAGGATCATTGGTATGGCAGTTACAATAATCGAAAGCCATAGTCCCGCCGTTGCAGCAATGATCATAAACATAACGATCATCAAAAGAAATAACCAAACCATGCGATCAGTCCAATATCGAGAAACATCTTGTACCCATAATTTTTTTAGAGTAAGGAAAATAAAGATGATGCTATGTAAGATGAAGGCTAACCAGAACCAGCCTGCAAAGTTTGAAAAAGGGATGTCATAATATAGTCCGCCCTGATGCCAGATCCAGTATTCTTTAACGTGAAAGGCAACGGGATCAATGATGAGGTCAATGACAACCGCTGCCAAGCTAGCAACCACTACATAGACAAGCCCCTTAAGCCACGTCGAATCGATCATATGAACGAGTTGTTTACTAATGACATGAGTGGTAGCAATGACCATTAACCAAGCAAAACCGATCGTTAGCGGAAGATCCATTATCACGAGTCCAAAATCTGGATTGTAATAATAGTGTCCAAAAAATAATCCATAATGTACACCGATTGCCTCTGCTAATAACGTAACAATGAAAATGAGTGCGGATATGATTCCCCCAATCGCCTGACCGTAATTTCGAAGGAAATATACGACACCAAGCAACCCTGAAAGAATTAAAAAGACTGCATTCGCCCATTCAAGTGCGGGAGGCAAAATATCAAAGCTTAATAAAACAACACCGTTTATGTACCAAAAAATAAACAACCGAAATAAAACTCTATCAAATGTGTTCGACATGACAACAGCCTCCTTATTGACTATCATTATTATAAATTGAATATACCAATTGTACAATTATTGTACATGTTGTTGAAGATTGGAGTGGGATCAATGGATAAACAAGTCGTTATCGTAACAGGTGCAGGTAACGGAATAGGAAAAGAAGTGGCTAAAGCCTACGCAAAAAATAAGATGACGGTGGTCGCGGCAGATATTGACTTTGAATCGGTTCAAATGCTAAAAAGCGAAGTAGAAAAAGAGCAAGGAGGAAAGATTTACCCGGTACGGTGTGATGTGAAAAGTGAAGAACAAATTGTTGAAATGATCCGTCATGTCGATTATCAATTTGATCGGATCGATGTACTCATTAATAATGCTGGGGTTTCAAGATTTTGTTCTCCGTATGAGTTGTCGGTTAATGAGTGGGATGAGATTATGAATACGAATGTACGAAGTGTGTTTATTTGCACGAAGGAAGCAGCGAAAATCATGAAGAAAAATGGCGGAGGTGCGGTTGTCAATATTTCCTCTACTCGTGCACGAATGTCAGAACCACATTCTGAAGCGTACGCGGCATCAAAAGGTGGAATCCTATCTCTCACACATGCGTTTGCAGCGAGTTTGCAAGAAGATGGAATTGTAGTCAATGCAATCAGTCCAGGTTGGATTCATACGGGGTCAAGAGAGGACTTGCGTGAGGTGGATCATCAGCAACATTTCTCTAAACGAGTAGGAAAGCCAGATGATATTGCTAGAGCTTGTTTGTTTTTAACGAACCCTGAAAATTCCTTTATTACAGGTGAAAATGTAACGATTGATGGTGGCATGACACGGAAAATGATTTATGAAAGTTAAATAAAACATTTGGTTATCTTTTTTTCATTTTAAGAAAAGCTAAATCAAAAGGAGTGTTCAACATGAGTAATAAATCGTATCCATCAGGTCAACCGGCACAACATCAAGAGAGACAACCTGGCTTCGAGGAGGAAATGGACCCAAAACCGGTATTTGATCGACCGAGTTATAAAGGTAGTGGTAAGTTAGAAGGAAAAGTAGCTCTTATTACCGGTGGAGATAGTGGAATCGGACGAGCTGTTGCGATCGCGTTTGCTCGTGAAGGGGCGGACCTTGTTGTGTCTTATTTAGACGAGCATGAAGATGCGACAAAAACCAAGGAACTAGTGGAGAATGAAGGGCGACGTTGTTTATTATTCACAGGAGATATTGGCGATGAGAGTGTATGCCAGCAGCTCATAAAAAAGACAATGGACACCTATAATCAACTAGATGTACTCGTAAATAATGCTGCCGAACAACATCCGCAACCATCGATTGAGTCGATTAGTGCAGAGCAATTAGAGCGAACATTTAAAACGAATATTTTCTCTTTCTTTTATGTAACGAAAGCGGCCCTACCACATATGAAATCGGGGGCAAGCATTATAAATACAGCTTCCATTACCGCATATCAAGGCAATGATCAACTCATCGATTATTCTGCAACAAAAGGGGCGATTGTTGCATTTACCCGTTCGCTCTCTGAATCGATTCTTAAGAGAGGTATTCGAGTGAATGGTGTAGCTCCTGGGCCAATTTGGACGCCACTTATCCCAGCAAGTTTTGATAAAGAGCATGTTGCATCGTTTGGGAAGAGTGTACCAATGAAGCGAGCGGGACAACCGGAAGAATTAGCCCCTTCCTATGTTTACTTAGCTTCAGAGGATTCTTCGTATGTAAGTGGACAAATGTTACATGTCAACGGAGGAGCTATTGTGAATGGTTAAAAAGGAAAGTTAGCTATTGCCAGAAGAAACGCCAATCCGCTACACTGTTTGTAAGGAGTGATTGATACGATGAAACCTTTACAAATTTCAGCAGAAACCGCCCAAAAACTGTCTAAGTCATTAAATGTACCAATTGAGCAAATCATGCATATGCCACAGCATATCTTACTAGCTAAGCTAGCAGAGCTTGAACAAGAGAAAAAATAACATGAAAAAGGCGAATCCGTTTTAACTGGATCCGCCTT
Above is a genomic segment from Bacillus sp. FJAT-45037 containing:
- a CDS encoding SDR family oxidoreductase, producing the protein MSNKSYPSGQPAQHQERQPGFEEEMDPKPVFDRPSYKGSGKLEGKVALITGGDSGIGRAVAIAFAREGADLVVSYLDEHEDATKTKELVENEGRRCLLFTGDIGDESVCQQLIKKTMDTYNQLDVLVNNAAEQHPQPSIESISAEQLERTFKTNIFSFFYVTKAALPHMKSGASIINTASITAYQGNDQLIDYSATKGAIVAFTRSLSESILKRGIRVNGVAPGPIWTPLIPASFDKEHVASFGKSVPMKRAGQPEELAPSYVYLASEDSSYVSGQMLHVNGGAIVNG
- a CDS encoding carotenoid biosynthesis protein yields the protein MSNTFDRVLFRLFIFWYINGVVLLSFDILPPALEWANAVFLILSGLLGVVYFLRNYGQAIGGIISALIFIVTLLAEAIGVHYGLFFGHYYYNPDFGLVIMDLPLTIGFAWLMVIATTHVISKQLVHMIDSTWLKGLVYVVVASLAAVVIDLIIDPVAFHVKEYWIWHQGGLYYDIPFSNFAGWFWLAFILHSIIFIFLTLKKLWVQDVSRYWTDRMVWLFLLMIVMFMIIAATAGLWLSIIVTAIPMILLLLGYFISRKKESEHQ
- a CDS encoding glycosyltransferase; protein product: MMIMTLVLVLVFLLGWTIINRSFIPSLPKVVKNNSDSPLISVMVPLRNEERNVQGLIQSFSQLSYPNLEFIFLDDGSDDQTGELLKRWSKTLPNAKILLGKPLPEGWVGKVHACKQLGQAAKGDYLAFIDADIRLAPETFDQSLELLRLKQAGLLTGFPHFPTTSFLSKLLVPLQHMIVILHLPLFMANHSTKPAFTAAHGAFMFFKRQAYVDAGGHEAVKNSLVEDVHLTRAVKRSGHRAILGSVTSSVTCYMYESNQEVWDGFSKNIFPGIGRSIPLAIMLSIFYLLLFVLPLPVAIIGVINSDWLALLPLALTLLIRFYIDWSMKQERWLWVLMPLSAVSLLLVLYRSMYLSIRGYGFTWKGRRYS
- a CDS encoding phytoene desaturase family protein codes for the protein MKKIGIVGGGLGGLTSAILLAHAGFDVHLVEKNDHLGGKMMRHRLGSANFDFGPNTITMPDVFKRIFETTGVNPDDYVTFIKLDTHTRNHFQDGTSFDLSTNQKEMLEQLSAFEGIDVTEKFEAYKQEITRLYHLSDRYFLHRTFTNWRDYLSPSLAAALFQVKPYQTLEAFHRSFFQNEKTIQMLNRYATYIGSSPYIAPATFAMIAYLELLDGVYYIKGGNPSLAEALAKRAEELGVTITRGVEVTRLDVSKRSVSAMQLSNGQSIQVDEVIMNGDLLSVYPKLVPEKFRSHFTDKKITRHEPSISAFVILVSLNKRIDSLIHHQVYFSSDYNEEFRQLFDQKKYAHDPTIYICNSSFTDPSVSPDGDNLFILVNAPPLHHANAEMDVTQYKELIYRTLKKFDVDLTPYIIEEKVIDPTWIQDTFYSYLGSLYGPASNRKKDAFLRPANKAKDLENLYFVGGSTHPGGGSPMVTLSGENIAKVIQNKHT
- a CDS encoding lysophospholipid acyltransferase family protein, producing MIKADKQAWFQSMLHAYNKYWLLRRNFYTVHLNGRVPETDRPILLIANHSSWWDGLISFYLSEQHIKHDCYAMMGEDGLKEFPFFRKIGAFSVNPNNPRSLLQSLRYGKDKLARNQAVWMFPQGAEQHLEKRPLDFMGGVAYLLEDRPDVLVVPVTYYYTFMHEQQPELFIQIGTAIEHSDLGADRTSKTVYLETYITKQLDHQKERLIQGNIEDYQPVITGRRTVSEWLQSYRTNRRNE
- a CDS encoding YycC family protein, which gives rise to MKPLQISAETAQKLSKSLNVPIEQIMHMPQHILLAKLAELEQEKK
- a CDS encoding SDR family NAD(P)-dependent oxidoreductase, whose amino-acid sequence is MDKQVVIVTGAGNGIGKEVAKAYAKNKMTVVAADIDFESVQMLKSEVEKEQGGKIYPVRCDVKSEEQIVEMIRHVDYQFDRIDVLINNAGVSRFCSPYELSVNEWDEIMNTNVRSVFICTKEAAKIMKKNGGGAVVNISSTRARMSEPHSEAYAASKGGILSLTHAFAASLQEDGIVVNAISPGWIHTGSREDLREVDHQQHFSKRVGKPDDIARACLFLTNPENSFITGENVTIDGGMTRKMIYES